CCGTGCCGATCGCAGGCCAGGGGTGGTCCGGATCCTCGATGGCCAGCCAGGCCTGCGCCGGGCCTGGCTGCAGCAGTGTGGCGGCCGGCATCTCGGCGGCGAAACCGTCCAGCGCGATGGCCTGGAGGTGATCACCCGGTTCTACCCCCTCAAGCAGCACGGCCAGCGGCACGGCGCGGTACCGCTGGGTGCGCTTGTAGGTGACGTCCTGCTCGATGGTGATATCGCGGGCCTGGGGGTGGCCGAGCAACTGTTCGCTTTGCCAGTGGCGGCTGGCGCTTCCCAGTTCCAGGGTCAGCTGCGCCGCCCATGAAGGCAGGGCAAGCAGCAGGCAGATCAGGGTGAGGCACGCGCGCATGGGCAATCTCCAACCATCAAGGTCGGCAGGTTACCTGCGCATTGCCATTAATGGCCACAGCGCTGTTCAACCGAACAGCCGGGTGAGGTTCGGCAGTATCAGCAGCAGCGTGGTGGCGAAGAGAATGAGCCCTGCTTGGCGTACTTTCGATTGTCTGAACATGGCGGACCGCCTTCTTGTTGTTATTCCTGAATAACCCTTGGCTTCCCTGTCGCGCGTCGGGTCGATCGCAGTGGCACGATGTAGCGCCGTCTCTGCTTGCCTCTTGTGTCTGGGTATACAACCAACAGTAGGGCCCGCGTCATCCCTGTTTCAGAACCCTTTGTTCTAACCGGTATTTCAGTGAGTTCAACTGGTTTTAAGGCCACTGGCCACATCGCTGCCACGCTGGGGCTAGACGAGTGCGCGGGCAGGGTTACCAAGGGTGACAGGGCCTACCGTTCGTCTGGACATCCTACTTGCTTGTGCGGGCCTTTCGCGTCAGTCTTTACAGCACTTCCCACACACATGTCGTTCAGGACTATCCCTATGTCGTTACGCATCTGCATCCTTGAAACCGATGTCCTGCGACCGGAGCTGGTTGCGCAGTACCAGGGCTATGGAAGGATGTTCGAGCAGCTGTTCTCGCGTCAGCCGGTCGCCGCCGAGTTCGACGTGTACAACGTAATGAACGGCGACTACCCCGCGGACGACGCAGTTTTCGACGCCTACCTGGTGACTGGCAGCAAGGCTGATTCGTTCGGCAGCGACCCGTGGATCCAGACCCTCAAGGCCTACCTGCTCAAGCTCTACGAGCGTGGTGAGAAACTGCTGGGCGTGTGTTTTGGTCACCAACTGCTGGCGCTGACCCTCGGTGGCAAGGCCGAGCGTGCCGACAAGGGCTGGGGGGTGGGGATCCATCGCTACAGCCTGGCGGCCCATGCGCCGTGGATGGACCCTGAAGTGACCGAGCTGACGCTGCTGATCAGCCACCAGGACCAGGTCACCGAAGTGCCTGAGGGCGCCACGGTGATTGCTTCCAGTGACTTCTGCCCGAACGCCGCCTATCACATCCGTGATCAGGTGCTGTGCTTCCAGGGGCATCCAGAGTTCGTCCACGACTATTCGCGCGCGCTGCTTGATGCGCGCCAGGACTTCCTGGGCGAGGAGGTTTACCAGAAAGCAGTGGCCAGCCTGGCGAGCGAGCACCAGGGCGATCTCGTGGGTGAATGGATGTTGCGCTTCATTCAGCAGCCGGCCAAGACGGGCGATAGCGCGGTGTGATCGTCGGGCCAGCGGTGTGTCCTGGCCCGGCTATGCCGGGCATCGCCAGCAAGGCTGGCTCCTACGGGTTGCGCAAGATCGCCGCGGTACCTGTAGGAGCCAGCCTTGCTGGCGAATGGGCTAAAGCCAACCAGATCGTTTGAAGCTGTAGTACAACCCCGAACACCCAAACCCGATGACCCCAAGCACGGCGAAATAGCCGTAATGCCAGCCCAGCTCCGGCATGTTCTGGAAGTTCATCCCGTAAATCCCGGCAATCGCCGTGGGGAACGCCAGGATCGCCGCCCAGGCCGCGAACTTGCGCTGGGTGATGCTCTGGCGCGACGACTCCAGCAGCATGCCGATCTCGATGGTCTGGCTGGCGATGTCGCGGATGCCGGCCAAGTCTTCCATCTGCCGTGTGACGTGGATCTGCACGTCGCGAAAATACGGGCGCATGTTCTTGTCGATGAACGGGAAGCTCAGGCGCTGCAACTCCTCGCTGACCTCCACCATCGGCGCCACGTACCGGCGCAGGCGCAGGATATCCCTGCGCAGGCTGTGCAAGCGCTGGATGTCCTCTTCCTTCAACGAATTGCTGAGCACGCTCTGCTCCAGCTCCTCGATCTCGCCATGGATCGCCTCGCTGACCGGTTGGTAGTTCTCGGTGACGAAGTCGAGCAGGGCATAGAGCACGAAGTCTTCACCATGTTCGAGCAGTAATGGGCGCGCCTCGCAGCGCTGGCGCACCAGGGCGTAGGACTTCGAGTGGCCGTTGCGGCAGGTGATGATGTAGCCGTTGCCGGCGAAGATGTGGGTTTCGATGAACTCGAGCTTGCCTTCGTGGCGTACCGGCGAGTAGGTGACGATGAACAGCGCGTCGCCGAAGGTCTCGAGCTTGGGCCGGCTGTGTTTTTCCAGGGCATCCTCGATGGCCAGCTCGTGCAGGCCGAACTGGCGTTGCAGGTTGGCCAGCTCCTCGGCGTTGGGCTCTTCCAGGCCGATCCAGACGAAGTGCCCGGGCTTGCGGGCCCACTCGGCGCCTTCGTCGAGGCTGATGTTGGTGACCTTCCTGCCGGCGCTGTACACCGCCGACGCGACGACTCGACCCATGGTTGTCCGCTTATTCGGTTGAACACCGTGACAGCTTGGGCTGTAAGGCGGCCCGGGGCAACCTGTGGGGTGTGAAGAATTGCCCGTCTACACGGCGAGTTCGTTTTCCATGTGGTCGATGCAGTGCTGCATTTGCGTGCGGCACTGCTCGATCAGCGCGGGGATGTCCTGCGTGCTGAGGCCAGTGGTGGCGATGGGGGCCAGGGAGCGGATGATCACCGTGCGCCGGCGCCAGCTGTTCAGGCCCAGGCGCCCGGTGTAGCGGCTGACGCACACCGGCACGATCGGCACGCCGGCCTCGATTGCCATGTGGAAGGCGCCTTTCTTGAAGGGCAGCAATTGCTCGCCCGGGTTGCGGGTACCTTCCGGGAAAATCCAGATCGAGGTGTCGTCGCGCAGGGTACGGGTGGTCGCTTGCATCGCCTTGCGTGCCTGGTAGGCGTTCTTGCGATCGACCAGTACATTGCCACCCAGCCAGAACAACTGGCCGAACAACGGGATCCAGCCCAGGCTCTTCTTGCCAATGGCGACGGTACGCCGAGGCACCACCTGGCCGAGGATGAACAGGTCGTAGTTGGATTGGTGGTTGGCGATGATCACGCAACCGGGTGGCTGGTCCCACAACGGACCGACTTCGGCCTTTACCCGAATACGCATGAACCAGGCGGCCGGCACACTGTAAAGGCGGGCGAACACGCGGCTGTTATCGGGGTTGAAGGGGCGTAGCAGGCCGATCAGCAGGCCCAGCACGCCAACCAGCAGGAAATGCAGCGCCAGCAGGAGCATGCGCAAGATATAAAGCATGGAACGGCTCACACCAGACAGTCGCGGCGCAGTGTACGGGTGTGCACTGTCCGGGGCAAATACTCGGTGAGCGTCAGGCGGGTCTTTGTAGGAGCGGCTTCAGCCGCGATGCGGTCATCGCGGTGCCTGGCACCCGCGGCGCGGGCGATCGCGGCTGAAGCCGCTCCTACAGAGGAGGAGGCTGGCGATCAGCCCATGTGGTTCTGGTCCTGCAGGATCGCCTCGTCCAGCGCTTCCAGCAGGGCTTTGCGCACCTTCAGCTTGGTGTTCTTGTGCGCCAGCATGTTCAGCTTCTTCAGCTCGCGGGCCGCCGCCAGGGCGGCTTCATGCAACTGTTCGGCCGGCACTACCTTGTCAAGGAAGCCGGCTTCGCGCGCGCCCTGCGGGTCGAAGATCTCGGCATTGTTCACCGCGCGCTGGAAGGCGGCGCGGGTGAGGCGGTCGCGGGCCAGCTCAATGCCGGCGTGGTGCATGGTCATGCCGATCTGCACTTCGTTCAGGCAGATCTTGTAGGGGCCTTCGACACCGATGCGGTAATCGCCCGACAGCAGCAGGAAGGCGCCTTTGGCCACGGCATTGCCGGGGCTTGCGACAATCACCGGGAACGGGTGCGACAGCAGGCGGCGGGCCAGGGTGGACCCAGCAGTGACCAGGCCGACGGCCTCCTTGGGGCCGGCGGTCATCACCTTGAGGTCGTAGCCGCCGGAGAGAATGCCCGGCTGGCCGGTGATGATCACAATGGCACGCTCTTCCACGGCGCGGTCGAGTGCGGCATTGAAGGCGACGATGAGATCCGGCGAGATGGCGTTGACCTTGCCGTTGTTCAGGGTCAGGGTGGCGATGCCGTCTTCGGCGTGGTAGGTAATCAGCTCGCTCATGGCAGAGTCCTTTGGATGGCGTGGCGACGACGTTACCCAGCGGCGCCTGCCAGGTAAAGCGTCAAGACTGACCGGCCAGTCAGCGCCAGGCCGGCATCCCTTGGCTAGCCGGGGTGGGGCTTTGGCGGTGGGGAAAAGCGCTGGGCACAATGGCAGCATTGCCTTGATAAGCCAGCGTTTTCGGGGAATTGGCTTAAGCGCATGAAAATTCTGAAAAAAATGCTTGCCAAAGAAAAGCTCTTCTACTAAATTAGCGCGCCTCGACAGGCTGAATAGCTTGAAGAGAAACGGTGAAGTGTCCGAGTGGTCGAAGGAGCACGCCTGGAAAGTGTGTATACGAGAAATCGTATCAAGGGTTCAAATCCCTTCTTCACCGCCACATTCTACGAGAAGCCCCCGAGTCGAAAGGTTCGGGGGCTTTTTGTTTTCTGGCCCTTTCGCCGGCAAGCCGGCTCCTACAGGTTTGGCGTCGCTCTTGAGGCCGGCGCCGTACTTGTAGGAGCCGGCTTGCCGGCGAAAGGGCCAGTGCAGTCAGTACATTACTGTCAGAAACTGACGGAAGCCGATAGCCGAGCGGTACGCGGCGCGCCCTGGAACAGGTAGTTGTCACCCAGGTAATCCCCCACGTCGCGCCAGTAGCGCTTGTCGAAGACGTTGTCCACGGTCAGCCGCAACACCGTGTCGTAACCGCCGATGCGGGTACGGTAGCGGCTGCCGATATCGAACACGGTGTAGCCGCCGACTTCGACATTACCTGCCTGGCTGGCGTACTTGCTGGCGCTGTAGCGCGCACCACCGAGCAGGGCCAGGCCGGGCACGGGCAGGGCATAGTCGGCGTGCACGGCGGCGCGCAGGCGAGGAACGTTGATCGCCTGGTGGCCTTCGTAGGCGTCGGTACCGCTGTTCTGCACGCGCGCGCGGATCGCCGCGGCGCTGGCCTGGATCTGCAGGTTGGAGGTCACCTGGCCGCTGGCGCCCAGTTCCAGGCCGGTATTCTTCTGTTGGCCCTGTTGCACGAATGTTGGGTCGGCGTTTTCTTCCAGGCGGGAATATTGGTAGGCCTGGCGAATCTGGAACAGCGCCGCACTGAAGCTCATGCCCTGCCAGTCACGCTTGATGCCGACTTCCAGTTGCCGAGACAGCGTGGGTGCCAGGATCTCGAACTTGTTGCTGGCGAACCAGGGCGCGGTGCCGCCTGCGGACAGACCTTTCGAATAGCTGGCATAGAGGGTGGTGTCCGGTTGTGGCTTGTAGATCAACGCGGCATTGGGCAGCAGTTGGTACTGCTGGGTGTGGCGGGTGACAGCGCCGGTCTGGTCCCAGGTCTTTTCGTCCAGGCGCACTTCGCGGGCGCCGAGCACGGCTTGCCAGTTTTCGTTGAAGGTGATGCGGTCACTGAGGAACAGGCCATACTGGCGGCTGTCCAGGCGCCGTTCGCTATGGCCCAGCGGCTTGTCGGACGGTGCCAGCGCAGGCGCACCGGTGTAGATGTTGCCGGGATGGTCGGCGTCGAGCAGCTCGTTGAAGGTCGGGCGCTGATCGAGCGTGCGCCGCTGGGCGCTGGTGCCCACGGTCAATTCGTGACCGACGCCGAGCGCGTCGAAGCGTCCATCGAGCATGGCCTGGGCCTCGTCGATGCGGCGGGTGTCATCAGGGCTGCGGAAATCGTAGATATCGTAATCGCCGTTCGGGCTGAAGTGCGAGGCCCATCCGCCGTTGCTGCCCCAGGCAAACGCACTGTAATCATCGATCACCACCTTGCTGCGCGAAGCGCTGAGGGTGCCGTTCCAGGTGTCGTTGAACCGGTACTTGAAGCGACCACCCAGATTCAGCGAATCGTTCTGCACCGGCTTTGCCCATGATTGCCAGGCCAGGTGGTCCTTGGGGTCGACGCCATGGGGCAGCTGGGTGCCGCCGAGCAACTGGTAGCCTGGCACCGAATACTGCTCGCGGTGCTGGTACTCGGCGTCCAGCTCAAGCACGGCATCCGGATTGATCTGCCAGTCGAAAGCCAAAGAGGCGAAGTCGCGCTTGCCGTCGGCGTGGTCGACGTACGAACGGATATCTTCATGGGCCAGGTTGGCGCGCAAGCCGAACTGGCGCTCGGCGCCGAACCAGCCGCCCAGGTCGGTGGCCAGGTAGCGTTCGCCTTGCTCGTTGCTCGAGACGCTGACGCTGCGCACGTCTTCCGGGCGCTTGGTCACGTAGTTGACCAGGCCGCCGGGCTCCGACATGCCGCTCTGCAGCCCGGAGAGCCCCTTGAGCAGCTCGACCTGCTGCTTGTTCTCCAGCGCCACATTCTGTTCGCCGGCGATGGTCTGGCCGTTGATCCTGTAGCTACTGGCGGCGTTGAGCTCGAAGCCGCGCACGTTGAAGTTCTCGTAATAGCCGACCGGGGCGTAGCTTTCGCCCACCGAGGCGTCGCTTTGCAGCACTTCGCTCAACTTGCGCACCTGGCGGTCGTCGAGCAGTTGGCGGTTGAACACGCTGACCGCGGCGGGGGTGTCCAGCAGCGGCGCGCTGTGCAGGCCGCCGACCTGGGCTTCGCGCGCCTGGTAGCCCTCATTGCCGTAGACCTCCGAGACACGCACGGGGGCCAGGGTCACGCTGTCGGCGGACAGGCCCTGGCCACTGTGCAGGGCAAGGCCGAGGCTGAGCAGCCCGAGGGGCAGGCGAGGGCGAAGCGGGGTCATGCAAGGCTCCTTGGAAGGCGGGCGCGCCGTTAGCGGGCGGCGGCTGTCAGGCAGGCAAAAGGGCGCCATGGTAGCAGGCTGCCAAGCATGGGATTCGATGTTTCAGGGGAATGACCATACGACTGAGACGAATTCTGTAGGAGCGGCTTTAGCCGCGATGCAGGCAACGCGGTGCCCAGCACCCGCTTTGCGGGTGATCGCGGCTGAAGCCGCTCCTACAGATGTGTCTGCCGTACCTGTGGGCGTTACGTTCAGAACGAACGAAGCGGGGGCTGATTCAGGCCGCAGCCGGACGCTGATGCTTGCGCCAGTTGTCGTCGATCTTCGACCAGGTCTTGCCATCGGTGATGGCCATCAGCTTGCGCCCATCCTTGAACGTGGCGACGAAGGTGACTTCGTCTTCCTTGCCGCCGAGCAGGAGCCCGGCGAGCAGGCCGACCGGGCCGGCCACCAGCGCCCCGGCCACGCCCCAACCCAGGGCGCTGCCCAGGCTGCGGGTCGATTCGAGGTTGGCCAACCTCAGGTCCTTGATGCGGGTGAGTGAAATGCGCTCGCCCGGCGAGGGGCTGCGTGGGGTCTTGAGTGTGAGCGCTCCATTGCGATACTCGCCTTCACCTTGCAAGAAATCGCCGGATTGCACCGTGAGTCTTGTCATTGTGTCGTCCTGTCAGGGAGGGGCTGTGACCAACGCCTACTGAGCGCCAGGGTCACTGACAAGTCAACGGTCAGGCGACGGAGGGTCATGTGGCGAGTTGTCTCGTAGTCAAGCGCCTAGAACGAAGCGACGTGGGCAATGTTCACCCGAAAGTCGCGTTTTCGAAAGTAAACTTCGATTCGGTGACTAAATAGTCACCCATTCATTAACAGGACTAATGGTTGTATCAGTGCGGCCCCGTAGAGCGCAGGTCTGGAAAAAAAGTGCGGATCAGTGACCGTGTTCGAAAACGAAAAAATGACGCCAAAAAGGGCTGGACAGGAAGTTTCCATATGTGTCAGTTTTTTTGCGCCGCATAAAGGCGAGTGACAGGACGCTCTCGCCAAGTTGAGAAACTCCTGTCTGACATCAACTGCTTTTTTGTAAACAAGGAAGTAATCTGCATGTCGAAAGTCAAAGAAAGCGCTATTGTTTCGGCTACGTCCGCACTGCAACCGCAGGGGCCGAGCTCTTCCTATGGTCTGATCAATAGCTTTGCCCACCAGTACGATCGCGGTGGCGCGAACGTCAATGGCAAACCTTCGTACACGGTCGACCAGGCTGCCAACTATCTGCTGCGTGACGGCGCCGCCTGGAAAGACCTGAACAAGGACGGCACCATCAGCCTCTCCTACACCTTCCTGACCAAGGCACCTTCTGACTTCTACAGCCGTGGACTGGGCACGTTCAGCCAGTTCAGCGACCTGCAGAAAGGCCAGGCCAAACTCGCCATGCAGTCCTGGGCGGACGTGGCCAAGGTGACCTTTACGGAAGCTGCGTCGGGCGGCGACGGTCACATGACCTTCGGCAACTTCAGCGCCAGCAACGGTGGGGCGGCGTTCGCCTACCTGCCGTTCGACATGCCGGGTTCGCACAAGGGTGAATCCTGGTACCTGATCAACAGCAGCTACCAGGTCAACACCACCCCAGGCACCGGCAACTACGGGCGCCAGACCCTGACCCACGAGATCGGCCATGTACTCGGTCTGTCCCACCCCGGCGACTACAACGCCGGCGAGGGCAACCCGACCTACAGGGACGCCACGTACGCTCAGGACACCCGTGGCTACAGCGTGATGAGCTACTGGAGCGAGAGCAATACCGGCCAGAACTTCGTCAAGGCCGGTGGCCAGTACTACGCTTCGGCGCCGCTCATGGACGATATCGCGGCCATCCAGAAGCTGTACGGTGCCAACTACGCGACGCGCTCCGGCGACACCGTGTATGGCTTCAACTCCAACGCGGATCGTGACTTCTACTCGGCCACTTCGTCTTCGTCGAAGCTGGTCTTCTCGGTGTGGGATGGTGGCGGCAACGACACCTTCGACTTCTCTGGGTTCACCCAGAACCAGAAGATCAACCTCAATGAGACCTCGTTCTCCGATGTTGGTGGCATGATCGGTAACGTGTCCATCGCCAAGGGCGTGACCATCGAAAACGCCTTTGGTGGTTCGGGCAACGACCTGCTGATCGGCAACGCGCTGGCTAACGTGCTCAAGGGTGGTGCCGGCAACGACATCATCTACGGCGGTGGCGGTGCCGACCAACTGTGGGGCGGCACTGGCGCGGACACCTTCGTGTTTGGCGCTATCAGCGATTCCACCAAGGCCGCGCCGGACCGGATCATGGACTTCACCTCGGGTCAGGACAAGATCGACCTGTCGGCGATTTCCGCGTTCGCCGTGAACAAGCTGCCGCTGCAGTTCGTCAACGCCTTCACCGGCCATGCCGGCGAGGCGGTGCTGAGCTACGACCAGGGTACCAACCTGGGCAGCCTGTCCATCGACTTCACCGGAAACAGCTCGGCTGACTTCCTGGTGACCACCGTTGGCCAGGCCGCTGTCACCGACATCGTGGTCTGATGTACGTGGGGCGGCGCGCAAGCGTCGCCCCTTCTGCCGACGAGGTCGACGGATGCGAACGTTGCAACGAATCATCGCGCTGGCCGCGATCCCATTGATGTTGATGACCGAGGTAGGTATGGCGAGCAGCCTGCTACTCCCCAACGCCGCGCAACTGGCCGGGCGTTGGCAGCTTTACCCCGAACAACAAAAAGCACAGGCCTGCGACCTGCGCCTGGGCGCCAGCGAAGGCAAGCTGGACGGCGACCTGGAATGTGCCGAGCGCCTGCTGGGCCTGCGCCCCGGCAGCTGGCTGGTGACCCCCGACACCCTGGCCCTGGTGGGCGGTGACGGCAGCACCGTGGTGCACTTCAGCCGCGAAGGCGCCCAGCGTTATGGCTGGACCACGCCAAGCGGTACCCAACTGGTGCTCGAGCGCCTGGACAATTAAACCCGGCCCGGCACTTTCAGGTGGCCGGGTCAAAAGGGCGAAACATGAAACTACCGAGCAGGAAGCCCGGGGCGCCTTTGTGGGCAGCGCTCGGCGAACATAAGTCGACGTTGATCAGCGTTGGCTGTTTCACGGCCTTGATCAATATCCTGATGCTGGTGCCGTCCATTTATATGCTTCAAGTGTACGACCGTGTACTGAGTTCGCAGAACACCACAACTTTGTGGGTACTCACTTTGATGGTCGTCGGCTTCTTTGTATATATCGGCGCACTCGAAGCCGTGCGCAGTTTCATTGTTATCCGGGTGGGCAACCAGCTGGAAAAAAGTTTCAACCTGAATGTCTACCGCGCCGCCTTCGAGCGCAACTTGCGCCATCGCGATGGCGCGGCCGGGCAGGCCTTGGGCGACCTCACGCAACTGCGCCAGTTCGTCACCGGCCCTGCGTTGTTCGCCTTCTTCGATGCCCCGTGGTTCCCCATCTACCTGGCCGTTATCTTCGCTTTCAACGTCTGGCTTGGGGTCATGGCCACGGTCGGCGCGCTGCTGCTGATCGCCCTGGCAGTGCTCAACGAGCGCCTCACCCACAAGACCCTGGTCGAAGCCAGTGGCATCCAGCAGCAATCGACGCTGTTGGCCGGCAGCCAGTTGCAGAGCGCCGAGAGCATCCAGGCCATGGGCATGCTCGCTGCCTTGCGCCGGCGTTGGTTCGACCTGCACGGGCGCTTCCTCGACCTGCAGAACAAGGCCAGCGACACCTCGGCGGTGATCACCGCCACCAGCAAGGGCCTGCGCCTGTGCCTGCAATCGCTGGTGCTGGGCCTGGGTGCCCTGCTGGTGATCGAGGGGCAGATGACCCCGGGCATGATGATCGCTGGTTCCATCTTGATGGGCAGGGTGCTTGCTCCGATTGACCAACTGATCGCCGTATGGAAGCAGTGGAGTGGCGCCCAGCTGGCCTACCAGCGCCTGGACAGCCTGCTGCGCGAGCACCCCGAAGCGCCTGTGCCGATGCCGCTGCCGACGCCGACCGGGCAGTTGACCGTGGAGCAGATGAGCGCCGCGCCCCCCGGACGAACCCAGGCCACCTTGCAGCAAGTGCATTTCCAGCTTGAGCCCGGCGAATTGCTGGGTGTGCTCGGTGCCTCGGGCTCCGGCAAGTCGACCTTGGCCAAAGTTCTGGTGGGCGTCTGGCCTACCTTGGGTGGGCATGTGCGCCTGGATGGCGCCGAGCTTGATCAATGGGACCGTGAGGCCCTGGGCCCGCACATCGGCTACCTGCCGCAGAACATCGAACTGCTGCGGGGCAGCATCGCCGAGAACATCGCCCGCTTTGGCGAGCTGGACGGTCACAAGGTGGTCGAGGCGGCGCGTCTGGCGGGGGTGCATGAGTTGATCCTGCGCCTGCCCAAGGGCTACGACACGCGCCTGGGCGAAGACGGCGGCGACCTCTCCGGTGGCCAGAAGCAGCGTATCGCCCTGGCCCGGGCGTTGTACGGCAACCCGTGCCTGATCGTGCTCGACGAACCCAACTCCAACCTCGACAGCCCCGGTGAGGCGGCCCTGGCCAACGCCATCCTCCAGCTCAAGGCCCTGGGCCGCACCGTGGTGCTGGTGACCCACCGTAGCTCGGCGCTGAGCCAGGCCGACAAGCTGCTGGTGATGAACGAAGGGCGCATGCAGGGCTTCGGCCCGGCGCGCGACATTCTCCACGCGCTCGGCCAGGCGCCGGCGCAACGACCGCTGCAGGCCGGAGGTGGCGCATGAGCCGGCATGAACGTGATGCGCGCTTCCATGTGCGCCTGGGCTGGGTGCTGACACTGGTCGGTTTCGGTGGCTTCATGGCCTGGGCCAGCCTGGCCCCGCTCGACCAGGGGGTGCCGGTACAGGGCACCGTGGTGGTCTCGGGCAAGCGCAAGGCGGTGCAGTCCATGGCCGGTGGCGTGGTCAGCCGGATCCTGGTGAGCGAAGGGCAGCAGGTGCGCCAGGGCGAGCCGCTGTTCCGCCTCGACCGTACCCAGGTGCAGGCCGATGTCGACGCGTTGCAGGCCCAGTACCGCATGACCCGCGCCAGCCTGGCGCGCTGGCAGAGCGAGCGCGACAACCTCGCGCAGGTGCAGTTTCCCACCGACCTGGTCGAGGATGCCGATGCCAAGCTCGGCCTGATCCTCGAAGGCCAGCGCCAGCTGTTCGACAGCCGCCGCCAGGCCCAGGCCCGGGAGCAGGGCGCCTTGTCTGCCAGCATCGACGGCTCCCAGGCCCAGCTGGCCGGCATGCGCCGTGCCCGCAGCGACCTGCAGGCCCAGGCCGACTCGTTGCGCGAACAGCTGGACAACCTGCGCCCGCTGGCCGGCGACGGCTACATCCCGCGCAACCGCGTGCTGGAGTACCAGCGCCAGCTGTCCCAGGTGCAGCGCGACCTGGCGCAGAACGCCGGCGAGAGCGCGCGGCTGGAACAGGTGATCGTCGAGTCGCGGCTGAACCTTCAGCAGCGCCGTGAGGAATACCAGAAAGAAGTGCGCACGCAGCTGGCCGAGGCCCAGGTCAAGGCCGCCACCCTGGAGCAGCAGCTCAACTCGGCGCGCTTCGAGTTGCAGCACAGCGAGATCCAGGCGCCGGCCGATGGCATCGCGGTCAACCTTGGCGTGCACACCGAAGGCGCCGTCGTGCGTCCCGGCGACACGTTGCTGGAGATCGTGCCCCAGGGTACCGCGCTGGAGGTGGAAGGGCGCCTGCCGGTCAACCTGGTGGACAAGGTCGCACCGCAACTGCCGGTGGACATCCTGTTCACCGCTTTCAACCAGAACCGCACACCGCGGGTCACGGGGGAGGTGGCGCTGGTATCTGCCGACCAGTTGATCGACGAGCGCAGTGGCCAGCCGTACTACGTGTTGCGCAGCACCGTCAGCGAAGAAGCGCTGGCGCGCCTGCAAGGGCTGGCGATCCGCCCTGGCATGCCGGCGGAGCTGTTCGTGCGCACCGGCGAGCGTTCGCTGCTCAACTACCTGTTCAAACCCCTGCTCGACCGTGCAGGCACTGCTTTGACCGAAC
This genomic stretch from Pseudomonas entomophila L48 harbors:
- a CDS encoding HlyD family type I secretion periplasmic adaptor subunit; protein product: MSRHERDARFHVRLGWVLTLVGFGGFMAWASLAPLDQGVPVQGTVVVSGKRKAVQSMAGGVVSRILVSEGQQVRQGEPLFRLDRTQVQADVDALQAQYRMTRASLARWQSERDNLAQVQFPTDLVEDADAKLGLILEGQRQLFDSRRQAQAREQGALSASIDGSQAQLAGMRRARSDLQAQADSLREQLDNLRPLAGDGYIPRNRVLEYQRQLSQVQRDLAQNAGESARLEQVIVESRLNLQQRREEYQKEVRTQLAEAQVKAATLEQQLNSARFELQHSEIQAPADGIAVNLGVHTEGAVVRPGDTLLEIVPQGTALEVEGRLPVNLVDKVAPQLPVDILFTAFNQNRTPRVTGEVALVSADQLIDERSGQPYYVLRSTVSEEALARLQGLAIRPGMPAELFVRTGERSLLNYLFKPLLDRAGTALTEQ
- a CDS encoding type I secretion system permease/ATPase; translation: MISVGCFTALINILMLVPSIYMLQVYDRVLSSQNTTTLWVLTLMVVGFFVYIGALEAVRSFIVIRVGNQLEKSFNLNVYRAAFERNLRHRDGAAGQALGDLTQLRQFVTGPALFAFFDAPWFPIYLAVIFAFNVWLGVMATVGALLLIALAVLNERLTHKTLVEASGIQQQSTLLAGSQLQSAESIQAMGMLAALRRRWFDLHGRFLDLQNKASDTSAVITATSKGLRLCLQSLVLGLGALLVIEGQMTPGMMIAGSILMGRVLAPIDQLIAVWKQWSGAQLAYQRLDSLLREHPEAPVPMPLPTPTGQLTVEQMSAAPPGRTQATLQQVHFQLEPGELLGVLGASGSGKSTLAKVLVGVWPTLGGHVRLDGAELDQWDREALGPHIGYLPQNIELLRGSIAENIARFGELDGHKVVEAARLAGVHELILRLPKGYDTRLGEDGGDLSGGQKQRIALARALYGNPCLIVLDEPNSNLDSPGEAALANAILQLKALGRTVVLVTHRSSALSQADKLLVMNEGRMQGFGPARDILHALGQAPAQRPLQAGGGA